One window of Halopelagius longus genomic DNA carries:
- a CDS encoding TRAM domain-containing protein, with protein MSECPLADDCPRYSERINGMGCQYYGDRGGAEWCNNYEQPIRDLKAQPVKPGEEVVVDVDDIHESGAGVGRTEDGFIVLVDGLLPEARAVVRIDRVKSNHARSKKVVEKLPLEGDLEDETVGGDDADGSEDESESSDGPTRPTALGSRDNFWGS; from the coding sequence ATGTCGGAGTGTCCGCTGGCGGATGACTGTCCGAGGTATTCGGAGCGAATCAACGGCATGGGATGCCAGTACTACGGTGACCGCGGCGGCGCCGAGTGGTGCAACAACTACGAGCAGCCCATCCGCGACCTGAAAGCACAGCCCGTCAAACCCGGCGAGGAAGTCGTCGTGGACGTAGACGACATTCACGAGAGCGGCGCGGGCGTCGGCCGCACCGAGGACGGGTTCATCGTCCTCGTCGACGGCCTCCTGCCCGAGGCGCGCGCCGTCGTCCGCATCGACCGGGTGAAGTCGAACCACGCTCGCTCGAAGAAGGTCGTAGAGAAGCTCCCCCTCGAAGGCGACTTGGAGGACGAGACGGTGGGCGGCGACGACGCCGACGGAAGCGAAGACGAGTCCGAATCGAGCGACGGCCCGACCCGACCGACCGCACTCGGCAGCCGAGACAACTTCTGGGGAAGCTAA
- a CDS encoding Tfx family DNA-binding protein: protein MDDPEGDGNLDIDAILEEAGFAPDESVLTRRQAEVLALRERGVRQSSIADVLGTSRANVSSIESSARRNVEKARETIAFAEALTAPVQVVVEAGEDLYNVPKSVYDACDEAGVKVNHTAPDLMKIVADDAGDAVNGREVKEQLLVGVTSDGSVRVRRAGAANER from the coding sequence ATGGACGACCCCGAGGGCGACGGTAACCTCGACATCGACGCGATTCTCGAAGAGGCGGGGTTCGCCCCCGACGAGAGCGTGTTGACCCGCAGGCAGGCGGAGGTGTTGGCGCTCCGCGAACGCGGCGTTCGGCAGTCCAGCATCGCAGACGTCCTCGGTACCTCGCGCGCGAACGTCTCGAGCATCGAGTCGAGCGCCCGGCGAAACGTCGAGAAGGCCCGCGAGACCATCGCGTTCGCGGAAGCGCTGACCGCGCCGGTTCAGGTCGTCGTCGAGGCGGGCGAGGACCTGTACAACGTCCCGAAGTCGGTGTACGACGCCTGCGACGAGGCGGGCGTGAAGGTGAACCACACCGCGCCGGACCTGATGAAGATAGTCGCCGACGACGCCGGCGACGCGGTCAACGGACGCGAGGTCAAAGAGCAGTTGCTCGTCGGGGTGACGAGCGACGGGAGCGTCCGCGTCCGGCGAGCCGGCGCGGCGAACGAACGGTGA
- a CDS encoding mannose-1-phosphate guanylyltransferase produces MGADDSPETDSNPDRPVVALVLAGGTGSRLYPASRSDRPKQFLSLFGEESLLARTIARAREVADEVVVSTCEGYADEVRERAPDAEVIVEPAGKDTGPALAYATYRIRERLGECVVAVLPSDHRVGEGFAEAIRRGARVAARTGRLVTFGVEPTRPDTGYGYLEPGEFRDGFAPVVAFHEKPDAETAREYVAAGHLWNAGIFAWTPEALLAAARDSPLSPMIDALDEGASAAEAFDRVPAVSIDYAVMERTADAVVVPVEFRWDDLGAWDALERVLPADDDGTVAAGDVEVRSLDAEDNVVAADGKHVSLVGVSDLAVVAWGDRVLVVPKDRAQAVRALVDDLKDRDEF; encoded by the coding sequence ATGGGGGCGGACGACTCCCCCGAAACGGACTCGAATCCGGACCGCCCCGTCGTCGCCCTCGTTCTCGCCGGCGGCACCGGGTCGCGCCTCTACCCCGCGAGTCGGTCCGACCGTCCCAAGCAGTTTCTCTCGCTGTTCGGCGAGGAGTCGCTCCTCGCGCGGACGATAGCCCGCGCCCGCGAGGTGGCCGACGAGGTTGTCGTCTCCACCTGCGAGGGGTACGCCGACGAGGTGCGCGAACGCGCGCCGGACGCCGAGGTGATAGTCGAACCGGCGGGCAAAGACACCGGCCCGGCGCTTGCGTACGCCACCTACCGCATCCGCGAACGACTCGGCGAGTGCGTCGTCGCCGTCCTCCCCAGCGACCACCGCGTCGGCGAGGGGTTCGCCGAGGCGATACGCCGCGGCGCGCGCGTCGCCGCGCGCACGGGGAGATTAGTCACCTTCGGCGTCGAACCGACGCGCCCCGACACCGGGTACGGCTACCTCGAACCCGGCGAGTTCCGCGACGGGTTCGCGCCCGTCGTCGCCTTCCACGAGAAACCGGACGCCGAGACGGCACGCGAGTACGTCGCCGCCGGCCACCTGTGGAACGCGGGCATCTTCGCGTGGACGCCCGAGGCGTTGCTCGCGGCGGCCCGCGACTCCCCGCTTTCGCCCATGATCGACGCCCTCGACGAGGGGGCGTCCGCGGCGGAGGCGTTCGACCGCGTGCCCGCGGTGAGCATCGACTACGCGGTGATGGAACGGACGGCGGACGCCGTCGTCGTGCCGGTCGAGTTCCGCTGGGACGACTTGGGCGCGTGGGACGCACTCGAACGCGTCCTCCCGGCGGACGACGACGGCACCGTCGCCGCCGGCGACGTAGAAGTTCGGTCGCTCGACGCCGAGGACAACGTTGTCGCCGCCGACGGGAAGCACGTCTCCTTGGTCGGCGTCTCCGACCTCGCCGTCGTCGCGTGGGGCGACCGCGTCCTCGTCGTCCCGAAGGACCGCGCGCAGGCGGTACGAGCGCTCGTCGACGACCTGAAAGACAGAGACGAGTTCTGA
- a CDS encoding DUF7091 family protein produces MDDRLERFIREKFRAAGRQYARAKREYDEGRTDADGGFDLPRDDEGRAKIVCRRYAERRAVAVDGEGRPDCFEAGHPDCVGCAEDVRTGVVETW; encoded by the coding sequence ATGGACGACCGCCTCGAACGGTTCATCCGCGAGAAGTTCCGCGCCGCCGGGCGACAGTACGCCCGCGCGAAGCGAGAGTACGACGAGGGGCGGACCGACGCCGACGGCGGGTTCGACCTCCCGCGGGACGACGAGGGCCGCGCGAAAATCGTCTGCCGTCGCTACGCGGAACGCCGCGCCGTCGCCGTGGACGGAGAGGGGCGTCCGGACTGCTTCGAGGCGGGGCACCCCGACTGCGTCGGGTGCGCGGAGGACGTGCGAACCGGCGTCGTGGAGACGTGGTGA
- a CDS encoding replication factor A (Replication protein A protects and stabilize the intermediate ssDNA that is generated by the unwinding action of a DNA helicase at the replication fork. In addition, SSBs prevent the formation of secondary structures by single-stranded template DNA.), which yields MSDLRTHAAEIAEQFSDHLDVDEDDVEERLQNLVDEYRVPVDEARRSVVNSYLDEAGLERDELGRGGSEETLLADIDEDEQWVDVTAKVVDLWEPRSDSISQVGLLGDESGTLKFVSFTTSELPELDEGSVYHLGNVVTDEYQGNFSVKLNRTTSIEELDEDIEVGDDDVTVEGALVDIQSGSGLIKRCPEEGCTRVLQNGRCNEHGNVEGEFDLRIKGVLDDGREVHDIIFNKEMTEELTGISLEEAKQMAMDALDTTIVVDEMRDDLVGVYYRVTGPTFGRYVLADETERLTGPADAESVLIKARSI from the coding sequence ATGTCAGACCTGCGAACCCACGCAGCGGAGATTGCAGAGCAGTTTTCAGACCACTTAGACGTAGACGAAGACGACGTCGAGGAGCGACTGCAGAACCTCGTCGACGAGTACCGGGTGCCCGTCGACGAGGCGCGTCGCTCCGTCGTCAACAGCTACCTCGACGAGGCGGGCCTCGAACGCGACGAGCTCGGCCGCGGCGGGTCCGAGGAGACCCTGCTCGCGGACATCGACGAGGACGAACAGTGGGTCGACGTGACCGCGAAGGTCGTCGACCTCTGGGAACCCCGAAGCGACTCCATCTCGCAGGTGGGGTTGCTGGGCGACGAGTCGGGTACCCTCAAGTTCGTCTCGTTTACGACCTCGGAGCTTCCCGAACTCGACGAGGGGTCGGTCTACCACCTCGGTAACGTCGTCACCGACGAGTATCAGGGGAACTTCTCCGTGAAGCTCAACCGGACGACCAGCATCGAGGAACTCGACGAGGACATCGAAGTCGGCGACGACGACGTGACCGTCGAGGGCGCACTCGTGGACATCCAGTCCGGGAGCGGCCTCATCAAGCGGTGCCCCGAGGAGGGATGTACGCGCGTCCTCCAGAACGGGCGGTGCAACGAACACGGAAACGTCGAAGGCGAGTTCGACCTCAGAATCAAGGGCGTCTTAGACGACGGCCGAGAGGTCCACGACATCATCTTCAACAAGGAGATGACCGAGGAACTCACCGGCATCAGCCTCGAAGAGGCCAAACAGATGGCGATGGACGCGTTGGACACGACCATCGTCGTCGACGAGATGCGCGACGACCTCGTCGGCGTGTACTACCGGGTGACCGGACCGACGTTCGGACGGTACGTGCTCGCAGACGAGACCGAACGCCTGACCGGACCGGCGGACGCCGAATCGGTCCTCATCAAAGCGAGGTCGATATAA
- a CDS encoding RPA family protein, which translates to MSSNEVPSREVARRVFAEEFNDSSFTFKESDDERAPVYLLLPSGEKANRVFLVGTLTEKEDVGEDNEYWRGRIVDPTGTFFVYAGQYQPEAASALRDLEPPAYVSVVGKPRTYETDDGSVNVSVRPESISVVDAATRDRWVVETAERTLERIETFDEEGNEYARMAREEYDLPTDRYKQAAVSALESLEETDGDELADDAGTDADAASESESESDLEPESDAEAEL; encoded by the coding sequence ATGAGTTCCAACGAAGTTCCCTCCCGAGAAGTCGCTCGGCGCGTGTTCGCCGAGGAGTTCAACGATTCGAGTTTCACGTTCAAAGAGTCCGACGACGAACGCGCCCCCGTCTACCTGCTTCTCCCCTCCGGGGAGAAGGCGAACCGCGTGTTCCTCGTCGGGACGCTGACGGAGAAAGAGGACGTCGGCGAGGACAACGAGTACTGGCGGGGCCGCATCGTCGACCCCACCGGGACGTTCTTCGTCTACGCCGGGCAGTACCAGCCCGAGGCCGCGAGCGCGCTTCGCGACCTCGAACCGCCCGCGTACGTCTCCGTCGTCGGCAAGCCGCGGACGTACGAGACCGACGACGGAAGCGTGAACGTCTCCGTCCGCCCCGAGTCCATCTCCGTGGTTGACGCGGCGACGCGCGACCGGTGGGTAGTCGAGACGGCCGAGCGAACGCTCGAACGCATCGAGACGTTCGACGAGGAAGGCAACGAGTACGCGCGGATGGCCCGCGAGGAGTACGACCTGCCGACCGACCGCTACAAGCAGGCGGCCGTCTCCGCGCTCGAAAGTCTCGAAGAGACCGACGGCGACGAACTCGCCGACGACGCGGGGACCGACGCAGACGCGGCGTCCGAGTCCGAATCGGAGTCAGACCTCGAACCCGAGTCGGACGCCGAAGCGGAACTGTAA
- a CDS encoding ribbon-helix-helix protein, CopG family encodes MGNKNKTISFRVNEDAFETLREIAEERDISLSAVFRDYVDTLVAHDGQVQVVPEHELEEMQSGDDEESFPPTVEVPKSFIREHERLELEADHLREQLEEHKRYVNYLREQLEDDEEEVIQLEDLDAGETDEPSFRLG; translated from the coding sequence ATGGGCAACAAGAACAAGACGATCTCGTTCCGCGTCAACGAGGACGCGTTCGAGACGCTCAGGGAAATCGCCGAGGAGCGGGACATCTCTCTTTCCGCCGTCTTCCGTGACTACGTGGATACGCTCGTTGCCCACGACGGTCAGGTGCAGGTGGTTCCCGAACACGAACTCGAAGAGATGCAGAGCGGCGACGACGAGGAGTCGTTCCCCCCGACGGTGGAGGTGCCGAAGAGCTTCATCCGCGAGCACGAACGCCTCGAACTGGAAGCCGACCACCTGCGGGAGCAACTCGAAGAGCACAAGCGCTACGTGAACTACCTGCGCGAGCAACTCGAAGACGACGAGGAGGAGGTCATCCAACTCGAAGACTTAGACGCCGGCGAGACGGACGAACCGTCGTTCCGCCTCGGCTAA
- a CDS encoding DUF5814 domain-containing protein, protein MAITDKIYLKNHRQISSQLDVNIPKGAFKGATMDVLYSGEGLSKLDGATRDRLLDFAEDFLDPEDPDDLYTGYPERQFIKYLLELRAQGLPPDAIVDVMSDDYMLYAYPGDVLSFLDSAVRRLEAVETLASVEGNEEMERKAHEAKKALSG, encoded by the coding sequence GTGGCCATCACGGACAAGATATACCTCAAGAACCACCGGCAGATATCGTCGCAACTCGACGTGAACATCCCGAAAGGGGCGTTCAAGGGAGCGACGATGGACGTGCTCTACTCCGGCGAGGGCCTCTCGAAGCTCGACGGCGCGACGCGCGACAGGCTACTCGACTTCGCGGAGGACTTCCTCGACCCGGAGGACCCCGACGACCTGTACACGGGCTACCCCGAGCGTCAGTTCATCAAGTACCTGCTCGAACTCCGCGCGCAGGGTCTCCCCCCGGACGCCATCGTGGACGTGATGAGCGACGACTACATGCTGTACGCCTACCCCGGCGACGTGCTCTCCTTCCTCGACAGCGCGGTCCGACGGCTCGAAGCGGTCGAAACGCTCGCGAGCGTCGAAGGAAACGAAGAGATGGAACGGAAGGCGCACGAAGCCAAAAAGGCGCTGTCGGGCTAA
- a CDS encoding TrkA C-terminal domain-containing protein, with the protein MVDRLDEVDKRILYHLVRDARNTSAPMIADEVNVSAGTIRNRIKQLETDGVLRGYHAHIDYGHAEGRLTNLLVGTASIDERERLARQIAEVPGVVNVRQLMCGTGNIHVTTVGEDAQELSRVTRDVSEMGLDIEDEHLLQHEEHRPYHAFGPEGRRDAQSIADFMSLSGGAEVVEVSVAPDAKIDGMTLSEANERGLIASEVLVVSVERDERILTPKGNTEIRADDLVTLFARGGLSEETVGAFSGD; encoded by the coding sequence ATGGTCGACCGCCTCGACGAAGTCGACAAGCGAATCCTCTATCACCTCGTTCGCGACGCTCGGAACACGTCCGCGCCGATGATCGCAGACGAGGTGAACGTCTCCGCCGGGACGATTCGGAACCGAATCAAACAACTGGAGACCGACGGGGTGCTCCGGGGGTATCACGCGCACATCGACTACGGGCACGCGGAGGGCCGACTGACGAACCTCCTCGTCGGGACGGCGAGCATCGACGAGCGGGAACGACTCGCGAGGCAGATAGCCGAAGTCCCGGGCGTCGTCAACGTCCGGCAGCTCATGTGCGGGACCGGGAACATCCACGTGACGACCGTCGGCGAGGACGCACAGGAACTGTCCCGCGTCACTCGGGACGTCTCGGAGATGGGACTCGACATCGAGGACGAACACCTCCTCCAACACGAGGAACACCGCCCGTACCACGCGTTCGGCCCGGAGGGGCGGCGCGACGCCCAGTCCATCGCCGACTTCATGTCGCTGTCCGGCGGGGCGGAGGTGGTCGAGGTGAGCGTCGCACCGGACGCCAAAATCGACGGCATGACGCTCAGCGAGGCGAACGAGCGGGGACTCATCGCCTCGGAGGTGCTCGTCGTCTCCGTGGAACGCGACGAGCGCATTCTCACCCCGAAGGGGAACACCGAAATCCGCGCCGACGACCTCGTGACGCTCTTCGCGCGCGGCGGCCTCTCGGAGGAGACGGTCGGCGCGTTCAGCGGCGACTAA
- a CDS encoding TrkH family potassium uptake protein, producing the protein MTTAARTVARDVGRMLQALAVMMLVSVAVPLVWGEFWAVPSLLVAGAIPFLLGVALARYFSDAPNPGKLHGMMIAASGWFFVALFGSLPFLLVAWTIHLDPAFVGAPEMTGRAASTIDAFRNPINAFFESMSGFTGTGLTMTDDESALPATLQWWRSFIEWVGGVGVIVLTTAILSRPGSGSLTLYESEARSEKIHPSIVSTVRTIWWIFLLFTFVSIFVLWLAGMPLWDAINHAMTGLATGGFSITDDSIATYDSAVIDFALVPVMILGSIAFPVHYLMLRGDLKNLYSDMQTRWVFGFFGLGTLALVSMLLFNGTYGSPFEAVRYGLFQFVSAASCTGFQTAESLGTRWSPEAQLTVSLGMVVGAAAGSTVGGIKLVRALTLVKGTAFRIGDAFYPDAAVRYFELNDRRLTEQEATREFEEAAIIAFLWVVFLAVGIFVLLTVLPAGEFTLENVVFEVASAQGNVGLSSGITGASMPTAAKVMFLFNMWIGRLEIIPVLVLLKALLERGGAYR; encoded by the coding sequence ATGACGACCGCCGCCCGAACGGTCGCACGAGACGTCGGACGGATGCTACAGGCACTCGCAGTCATGATGTTGGTGTCGGTAGCCGTCCCTCTCGTATGGGGGGAGTTCTGGGCCGTCCCGTCGCTTCTCGTCGCCGGGGCGATTCCGTTCCTCCTCGGAGTCGCCCTCGCGAGGTACTTCTCCGACGCGCCCAACCCGGGGAAACTGCACGGGATGATGATCGCCGCCTCCGGGTGGTTCTTCGTCGCACTGTTCGGGTCGCTGCCGTTCCTCCTCGTCGCGTGGACGATTCACCTCGACCCCGCGTTCGTGGGCGCGCCCGAGATGACGGGCCGCGCGGCGAGCACCATCGACGCGTTCCGGAACCCGATAAACGCGTTCTTCGAGTCGATGAGCGGGTTCACGGGCACGGGCCTGACGATGACCGACGACGAGAGCGCGCTTCCGGCGACGCTGCAGTGGTGGCGGTCGTTCATCGAGTGGGTCGGCGGCGTGGGCGTCATCGTCCTCACGACGGCCATCCTCTCGCGGCCCGGAAGCGGGTCGCTCACCCTGTACGAGTCGGAGGCGCGGTCCGAGAAGATTCACCCGAGCATCGTCTCGACGGTCCGGACCATCTGGTGGATATTCCTCCTCTTCACGTTCGTCTCGATATTCGTCCTCTGGTTGGCCGGGATGCCGCTTTGGGACGCTATCAACCACGCCATGACCGGACTCGCGACGGGCGGGTTCTCGATAACGGACGACAGCATCGCCACGTACGACAGCGCGGTCATCGACTTCGCGCTCGTCCCCGTGATGATTCTCGGGAGCATCGCGTTCCCGGTTCACTACCTGATGCTCCGCGGCGACCTGAAGAACCTCTATTCGGACATGCAGACGCGGTGGGTGTTCGGGTTCTTCGGACTGGGTACCCTCGCGCTGGTGTCGATGTTGCTCTTCAACGGAACGTACGGGTCGCCGTTCGAGGCGGTTCGCTACGGCCTCTTTCAGTTCGTCTCGGCGGCGTCGTGTACGGGGTTCCAGACGGCCGAGTCGCTCGGGACGAGGTGGTCGCCCGAGGCGCAGTTGACGGTGTCGCTCGGGATGGTCGTCGGCGCGGCCGCCGGGTCGACCGTCGGCGGCATCAAACTCGTTCGGGCGCTGACGTTGGTGAAGGGGACCGCGTTCAGAATCGGCGACGCGTTCTACCCCGACGCGGCGGTCCGGTACTTCGAGCTCAACGACCGGCGACTCACCGAACAGGAAGCGACGCGGGAGTTCGAGGAGGCGGCCATCATCGCGTTCCTCTGGGTCGTCTTCCTCGCCGTCGGTATCTTCGTCCTCCTCACGGTCCTTCCGGCGGGCGAGTTCACGCTCGAGAACGTCGTCTTCGAAGTCGCGTCCGCCCAGGGGAACGTCGGCCTCTCCTCCGGCATCACCGGCGCGTCGATGCCGACGGCGGCGAAGGTGATGTTCCTGTTCAACATGTGGATCGGGCGACTGGAGATAATCCCGGTTCTCGTCCTCCTCAAAGCGCTCCTCGAACGGGGAGGTGCCTACCGATGA
- a CDS encoding potassium channel family protein: protein MYIIVVGGGNIGTPLIDIATTSGNEVVVIEKDGAKAEAIAGEFDCLVLNDDATVKDTLLDAGARRADAIISTTDEDATNVMISLLAKELEIPDVVSVVHNHEHMPLFEQIGVNTMENPQRLIAEYLYYAVKRPSIVDYMRVGEEAEVFEIRVAESAPVAGKRLDEAADAGLLPDDILVVAIERSEADGPITPRGSTEMREGDLLTVYSGRGATPDVTDIFGHYEDHAGAARRNRQTDDR, encoded by the coding sequence ATGTATATCATCGTCGTCGGCGGAGGGAACATCGGAACACCCCTCATAGATATCGCCACTACGTCGGGGAACGAGGTGGTCGTAATCGAGAAAGACGGTGCGAAGGCGGAGGCCATCGCGGGCGAGTTCGACTGCCTCGTTCTCAACGACGACGCGACGGTCAAAGACACGCTCTTAGACGCCGGTGCTCGGCGGGCGGACGCGATAATCTCGACGACCGACGAGGACGCCACGAACGTGATGATCTCGCTCCTCGCGAAGGAGTTGGAGATTCCCGACGTGGTTTCGGTCGTCCACAACCACGAACACATGCCGCTCTTCGAGCAGATCGGCGTGAACACGATGGAGAACCCCCAACGCCTCATCGCCGAGTACCTCTACTACGCGGTGAAACGCCCCTCCATCGTCGACTACATGCGCGTCGGCGAGGAGGCGGAAGTGTTCGAAATCCGTGTCGCGGAGTCCGCGCCGGTCGCGGGGAAGCGACTCGACGAGGCGGCGGACGCGGGACTCCTCCCCGACGATATACTCGTCGTCGCGATCGAACGAAGCGAGGCGGACGGTCCGATAACGCCGCGGGGGAGCACGGAGATGCGCGAGGGTGACCTCCTGACCGTCTACTCCGGACGGGGGGCGACGCCCGACGTCACCGACATCTTCGGGCACTACGAGGACCACGCGGGGGCCGCCAGACGGAACCGGCAGACCGACGACCGATGA
- a CDS encoding DUF4112 domain-containing protein, translating into MDDSSTRDFRSEFDIDFEGELPPTVDESAIRRMRTVARLFDDSIPVPGTDFRIGIDPVLGALPVAGDVVSAGFSLYIVLESARLGVSFTTLLKMLATITIDAVGGSVPILGSIFDSVWKANQWNLKMALEDLAEPPGGEGDEDADAIEIEID; encoded by the coding sequence ATGGACGACTCCTCGACACGAGACTTCCGCTCAGAGTTCGACATCGACTTCGAGGGCGAACTGCCGCCGACGGTGGACGAGTCCGCCATCCGCCGGATGCGGACGGTCGCGCGCCTCTTCGACGACTCGATTCCCGTTCCGGGCACGGACTTCCGCATCGGTATCGACCCCGTCCTCGGCGCTCTCCCCGTCGCCGGCGACGTGGTCAGCGCGGGGTTCTCGCTGTACATCGTCCTCGAATCCGCCCGCTTGGGCGTCTCCTTCACGACGCTTCTGAAGATGCTCGCCACCATCACCATCGACGCCGTGGGCGGGTCGGTTCCCATCCTCGGGAGCATCTTCGACTCCGTCTGGAAGGCGAACCAGTGGAACCTCAAGATGGCGTTAGAGGACCTCGCGGAACCCCCGGGCGGCGAGGGCGACGAGGACGCCGACGCGATAGAGATAGAGATAGACTGA
- a CDS encoding competence/damage-inducible protein A: MDVAVLTVGNELLAGDIENTNATWLAKELSSRGAEVGRILVVPDEESVIAETVREWSAAFDAVLVTGGLGGTVDDVTMEGVAAGLDRELAVDPVAKADVEATIASILERRPDIDFELKPEWYASMPAGATPIPNPEGLAPGCVAENVYVLPGIPEEMRAVFGNVADEFGGDVATRTLYTPEPEGAAAEPLATVGDRFGVRVGCYPSRAGHRTRIKLTANDEETLSEAASWLIANAGIEITEETEERAE; the protein is encoded by the coding sequence ATGGACGTTGCGGTTCTCACCGTGGGTAACGAACTCCTCGCGGGAGACATCGAAAACACGAACGCGACGTGGTTAGCCAAGGAACTGTCGAGTCGAGGCGCGGAGGTGGGTCGCATCCTCGTCGTCCCCGACGAGGAGTCCGTCATCGCGGAGACGGTTCGGGAGTGGTCGGCGGCGTTCGACGCCGTCCTCGTCACCGGGGGACTCGGCGGGACAGTCGACGACGTGACGATGGAGGGCGTCGCCGCCGGGTTGGACCGCGAACTCGCGGTCGACCCCGTCGCGAAGGCGGACGTCGAAGCGACGATAGCGAGCATCCTCGAACGGCGGCCGGACATCGACTTCGAGTTGAAACCCGAGTGGTACGCGTCGATGCCGGCGGGCGCGACGCCGATACCGAACCCCGAGGGTCTCGCGCCGGGGTGCGTCGCGGAGAACGTGTACGTCCTCCCCGGAATCCCCGAGGAGATGCGGGCGGTGTTCGGGAACGTCGCCGACGAGTTCGGCGGCGACGTGGCGACGCGGACGCTGTACACCCCGGAACCGGAGGGGGCGGCCGCCGAACCCCTCGCGACGGTCGGCGACCGATTCGGCGTCCGCGTCGGCTGTTATCCGAGCAGGGCCGGACACCGAACGCGTATCAAACTCACCGCGAACGACGAGGAGACGCTCTCGGAGGCGGCGTCGTGGCTGATTGCCAACGCCGGCATCGAGATAACGGAGGAGACCGAGGAGAGAGCGGAGTAG
- a CDS encoding CBS domain-containing protein → MRGIRIGSVFGIPIKLDVTFLLVLPLFAWLIGSDVEQLVGAINGVFGVGIDAAGLTAGTTPWILGTAAALGLFACVLLHEFGHSLVAMHYGYEIDSITLWLFGGVASFAEMPEDWKQELAIAVAGPIVSVLLGVASYAAFLGVPDAIPSARFVLGYLALTNVLLAVFNMLPGFPMDGGRVLRALLARTRPHARATQIAAEVGKVFAFVLGIVGLFSNLFLVALAFFIYIGASSEAQQTVMKAAFQDVAVRDIMTPRERLDTIDERASVAELMDRMFTERHTGYPVMRNGRLVGMVTLNDARTVNEVERDAYRVEDVMSNDLQTISPDADAMDAIGTMQERDVGRLPVVNDEGELVGLISRSDLVTAFNIIQSRGSLPSIRSRDPTDVVEAR, encoded by the coding sequence ATGCGTGGAATCCGGATCGGGAGCGTGTTCGGCATCCCCATCAAACTCGACGTCACGTTCCTCCTCGTCCTCCCGCTTTTCGCGTGGCTCATCGGGTCGGACGTGGAGCAGCTCGTCGGGGCGATAAACGGGGTGTTCGGGGTTGGTATCGACGCCGCCGGACTCACCGCCGGGACGACGCCGTGGATTCTCGGCACGGCGGCGGCGTTGGGGCTTTTCGCCTGCGTCCTCCTCCACGAGTTCGGCCACTCGCTCGTCGCGATGCACTACGGCTACGAGATTGACTCCATCACGCTCTGGTTGTTCGGCGGCGTCGCCAGTTTCGCGGAGATGCCCGAGGACTGGAAGCAGGAACTCGCTATCGCCGTCGCCGGACCGATAGTGAGCGTCCTTCTCGGCGTCGCCTCGTACGCCGCCTTCCTCGGCGTCCCCGACGCGATTCCGTCGGCGCGGTTCGTCCTCGGCTACCTCGCGTTGACGAACGTCCTACTCGCGGTGTTCAACATGCTCCCGGGCTTTCCGATGGACGGCGGACGCGTCCTCCGCGCCCTCCTGGCCCGGACGCGCCCGCACGCCAGAGCCACGCAGATTGCAGCGGAAGTCGGCAAGGTGTTCGCGTTCGTTCTCGGCATCGTCGGCCTGTTCTCGAACCTGTTTCTGGTCGCCCTCGCGTTCTTCATCTACATCGGCGCCTCCTCGGAGGCGCAACAGACCGTGATGAAGGCGGCGTTCCAGGACGTCGCCGTCCGCGACATCATGACGCCCCGCGAACGACTCGACACCATCGACGAACGCGCCAGCGTCGCGGAACTGATGGACCGGATGTTCACCGAACGGCACACGGGCTATCCGGTGATGCGAAACGGCCGCCTCGTCGGCATGGTGACGCTCAACGACGCGCGCACGGTCAACGAAGTCGAACGCGACGCCTACCGCGTCGAGGACGTGATGTCGAACGACCTCCAGACCATCAGTCCCGACGCGGACGCGATGGACGCCATCGGAACCATGCAGGAACGCGACGTCGGCCGCCTCCCCGTCGTGAACGACGAGGGCGAACTCGTCGGCCTCATCTCCCGGTCGGACCTCGTCACCGCGTTCAACATCATCCAATCGCGGGGGTCGCTCCCGAGCATCCGGTCGCGCGACCCGACCGACGTGGTCGAAGCGCGCTGA